The sequence TGTTTAAAATATCTAAAGGTTTTGAAATTTGTATACAAAATGATGAAATGTTTATGCAAAAATTTGATATAAAAACAAGATATGAGAGTATAAAAAAAATACAAACAAGAAGAGTTTGAAAAATTAAAACAAATTAGGGTTATTGCTCCACAATTTAAAGAATGCATTATTGCAACTAGCAAAATCGAAGATAAACTTATGTTAGATATGTTAGAAAATGATAAATTAACTCCCGAATCATTTGAAAATTTTCTAAATAAATTAAAATGCGATATTGACGATCCTAAAATTTATAGGGATTTTAGAAAAAATATTTTATCTATTAAAAAATATACAAAAAATAATAACACGGTTATAGATCAAAATTCTGAATATTTTAAAAAATTGATTCCTTTTTTAGATTTTATAGTAAATGATAATGAAAAAAATATAGAAAATGATTTTTTAAACACTATGAAATCATTTCTTCATATTAACAACAAAAGAACTTTAGATAAAATGAATATTTTTGAAAAAATAGAATTGGCGTATTCTCTATTGGATTTTAATATTCATTATAAGGAAAAAATTAATCAAAAAAATAAACCAAATAATATGCACAATGATTTAAAGCACTTTATCCATGCTCACCAGTCAAAATACTTTGTTACAGAAGATAAATCGACTATAAAAAAAGCAAAATTAGTGGTCAACGCTTTAAGCTTGAAAGTTAAGATATTGAATATTGAAGAATTTGTTGTGAAATTTAGCTAAACAAACTTTACTTTTATTTACCAAATTATTTTTTGATTAATGTATTAAATTGTATCTTTTAAGACTTACATAAGGATTTACTATAGTCATAAATATCTAAAATATTATCAAGATTCATTTTTATTACAACTAATTTTTGTAAAATGTTTATAAAATCTCTATCCTGATTTTTATCTACAATTAATTCAAGTGGTACAAATAACGTTTGAGTTAAAAATATATTAATATTAAAACATTTATTTAGCTCTTCTACTTTGACCTCTAATTCATCTAAATATTTATTTGCTTTTTCAAAATCGCTTTTATTTCTATATTGCTTATTTTGATCAATTTTAAATCTGATATTTAATAAAGATTCTATTGTAAATTTTGGTATATTATTCATGATGTTAAACCAATTATTGGTTGAAACTGATATTTTTAGTATGTTTTCATCTCGGTATTCTAAAACTTTTCCATCTTGAAAAATTATTTTTTTATATTTTCTTAAATTCAACTCATGATTAATTAATTGTTTTTGAGAAGATACAAAAGATAAAATAAAATCTTTTAGTATATCCGAAGATGAGCCAGAAAAAGAAATATTTGTTAAATACTTATTTTTATTCTCTATAAAAATAATATCTTTTTTGAATTTTATAGCCAAATCACTTTCAAAATTATTTTTTTAGATAAATCGTATCTTCCTGAAAAAATTTTATAGCCATTATTATCTTTTACTCTTGAAAAAATATTTTTGACAAATGAGTCGACACTGATTCCGATTTTATTATTAATGCCTGAGTCCATATGTTTTCTAATTTTTTCTACCAAGGAGTTATAAAAATTCATTTTAAAATACTTAAATCCTATAATATAAAATTTATCTTTATGTCTAATAACAGGATTCATTGTAAAAACATTTGCATGATCTTGAATTTCACCTAAATATCCATAATTCTTATTTACTTCTTCTAAATTTACTGAAAATAATTCTAAAATTTTTAATTCATTATTTTTTAAACTATGAATTTCAAATATAATTACATTATTTTCTTGTACTCCTAAAAGTTTTAAAAAATTTATAAACTCAATTATAGTAAAGCCAAATTTGCTAATAAATGATTCCTTTTTAATATTGGGTTCAATTAAATTTTTAATATATTCAATTAATGTATTTGTTTTTAATTTATAAATAGGATAGAAATTCATATATAAAACTTGTTTCTTAAGATGCTCAACTATTTTTTCATTTTTCGGCAAAAAAGTCGCAAATTGACTATCTTTTAGTTGAAGCAAATGCAAATAAGATTCAATGATTTTAAAAATCTTTTTAATCTTTTCATCATCAATTATTTTATGTTTAGATTTATGAATGTTTTTTATTAAAATATTAATTATATACCTATACGGCGGTATAAATTCTATATTGTTTTTCTTTTTATTTTTTCATACATACAAAAAATATATTCTAAAGCATAAAATAAATCTAATCGCAAGAGTTTAGTTTCAATTTGTTTGATAATTTTTTTGTGTTGATCTTTTTTGAAGTTTGCTTTGCCATCAATAATTTCAATATCTTCATTTATCGTCGATTTTATGTATTTTTTAGCTTCAACTAACCTTTTTAATATATTAAAATTTAGATCATTACAATAATAATCATTTATATAATCGCTATTGCATTTGCTATTGTTGATTAAATTATATATGTATATTTTTGTAAATAGCTCTTTCCAAAAATTCCTTCTTTCAACTGGGGGAATTTTTCTTTTAAAGAATAAAATTGATGTTTGGATAGTTAAATGATAAATTTTTGCTTTATCTTGCTTAATTTTGCCAAGTATGTAATCTATTTCAATTTGTTGAGAAACATTTTTAATATATAGCTACTTTCGATTAAACTACTTTCATTTTCTGAAATAAATTTAGAAATACAATTTTCATTATTTTTTATGCCAAAATCATTTTGCATGATACTAATTGATTCGGATGATTTTTTATTATGTAAATTATTTATATATTCTTGATTGTTTTTAACTATTTCGTCAATTAATTCAACAAAATATTGTGTATTATTTTTCATTTTATTATCTTTTGTCTAGATTTGTCTTTGCGGAAAGGTTGTTTATAGTAACCTATAATTTGTTTTTCATTTAAATTTAGTGAAATTAATAATTTTTCAATTTCTCTTACATTGTTTATAATATCCTTTTCAGCAATATTTTCGGCAAATTTAATTATGAAACTACGAAATTCATTTAATAATTTAAGAGTCATAGTATGTATATCTTTGCTAGAATAAATGTCTTTTTCAAAAATATTACTTATTGTGAGCCATAATTGAATAATATTTTCAGCGCTAAGGTAATGATTTTTAAACCATTGCTCCCAAACCTCTGCTTGTACATCACGAGGATATTTATAAGTTTTATCTTTTAATGGAAGTGTCATAAATATATCTCTTAACCCAAGAGGTATATTATTTGAAGAAGTTCTTGATTTTGAAAAGTTAATTTTCATATTTTATCACCTTGCTAATATTGATATATTTCAAAAATTTAAATAAATTTATTTAAATTAATATAATTTATATGTTTTTATATAGGTACTTAATCTTATTGTATCATATCAAAGTATCATTGACCACATATATCAAATAAATATTAGAAAGTAAAATTAAAATGTATTGCTTAAATTTTTTTTGCGACTCTAATAATGGATTGCATATTCCTTTGTGGTTTTTTAATTATGAGGAAATTCATTCTTTATTTATTGAATCTTTGGAAGAAACGGCTACAAATCAAAGAGCTGCAGTAATTAAATATATTTTAGAGCATAAGAAAAACTATCTTGAAGAAAATATGACTGAATTTTTACCTGAAATAATTACAGCAGATACACCGATTCCTTTTTCAGTAAAAGGATTAAAAACGTATTTAGAGGGTGAAAATATAAAGGAAGAAACAACAGGTGAAATCTTTAAATCCGGAGATAAAAAAGGTCAAGAAAAAACAAAACAAGGTCAATATTATGGAAAGTTAACTAATCTTATTACGAGACTGCAAACAAAAATAGATGATAAAAAATATGGGTTTGTATTTAATGAGAAAAACACTGTAAGAGCTGACTATTTGAAAGAATTTGTTGATAAAATAATGGGAGTAGATAAAAAAATAAAGGTGATAGATTTATCAGAGGTTCCATCAGATATGTTATCTATAATAATAGGGATTGTAACTAGATTAGTATATGAAATTCAATTTTGGATGTCACCTAAAACAGAAGAAACACGACATCCTATAGCTTTTATTTGTGACGAAGCACATTTGTACATGCCAAGAGATACAACAAAAATAAAAGCAGTTGAGAATAAATACTTAGAGATATTTGAAAAAATATCTAAAGAAGGAAGAAAATATGGTGTTTCATTGGTAATTGTTTCTCAAAGACCTGCGGAATTAAATTCCACTATAATATCTCAATGCAATAATATTATAAGTTTAAACATTACGAATGATAGAGATAAATCGGCAGTAGCCACCATGTTAACTGATTCATTGGTAGGCTTGGTTGAAACATTACCTAATCTTGATGTTGGAGAATGTATTGTTATTGGAGATTCGATTAAACTACCTACCAAGATTATTTTATTAGATAAACCTAAAGAAGAACCTAAAAGTTCAACTATTGATTTTTGGGATAGATGGATAGATGGGAAAGGTATAGTTTTTAATATTAATGAAGAGATTAAATGTATGATAAGACAATAAATATTATTTTAGGGCAAAGTATTTTACGTCTTATTTTAATCTTTATATTTAATATAAACATTTATATTATTTAGTTTTATTTTAAAATAATATTTTCAGGGGTTTTAGGGGCAACCCCTAACGAGAGATTTTTGTCTGACTTGTCAGACAAAAAGTATCCTCGCCCTCACACAAAAATAAATATTTTACAAGATATAAAATAAAATTTATAAGCTTATAAAAATAAGATTTTAGGTATGGTTTTTTAGATAAAATTTGATATTATTTTAGACTTGTATTAGTAATAAAACTTTATTTTAATAATACATAAAGCGTTTATGAATATTGATATAATAAACAATAAAAATTTATCTTTTAAGCTAATATGTATTCCTATGCAATTCAATAAGTTTCGTAAATTCTCCAACATCAGCTTTTTTTAAGGCTTCTATATACTCATTTCGTTTTGGATTTTCTTTAGCTAATAAATCCTCTTGCCACTTAATAGGCATTTTATCATGTTGTCTTAAATAAATATTTGCAAGCATCCTGCTCCATCTCCCATTTCCATTTTTAAAAGGGTGAATTTGCACAGCTCTATGGTGCAATCTTGCTGAAGTTTCATAAACATCAAAAGTTTTATTTATATCCCAATATTTTATATCCTCACTTAGCTTTTTAAGCTCCATTGGTACAAGATAAGCTTTAATGCCAATAGATAGCTCAATTTTTCTTAGCTTTCCAGCCCAATCCCATACATTCCCAAACATCTCTTTGTGCAAAAGCAGCAACCATTCATAAGCAAAAGAAGCTTCTTTTTTTGTTGGTACTGATGCAAGATATTTTATAGTAGCTTCAGCTATGTTTTGGGCTTCTTTTTGATAAATTTCTTCTAAGGAGTATATTTTATTTTTTGGTAACAATAATCCAGAGATATCATCTATTGGGGTTGTATTATCTATTGATTTTGTAGAATTCATCATTATGCTACCCAAAGCTTATCTTTATATTGTCCATTTAAAAGTTCTTGTTTGAAATTTGATATTATATTTTCTATACCATCTTTGTCTAATCCTTGCATTTCAAGAGAAGATGTACCTTGCACCAATGAGGCTAAAAAAATAGCTTTTTTATTAGCTCTTTTTTCCATTAAATCTTTGAGCTTAACCACTTCGTTTCCTGCAAAATCCAAACCCAAAGTTTGTGTTATTTTCTCAATAGTACTAAGCTTCACATCATCTCCAGATAGAAATCTATTTAGAGTTCTTGTACCTATATGTGAAATTTTAGATAAATTTTCAATTGTTATATTTAATTTTTTTCTTCTAGTTTGAATTTTATTTATTAAATCTTTTCGTGTCATGTCTTAATCCTTTTAAAATATTATGCCGTAAATGACATATAAAGTCAATCAATACTTTGTTTATATGATTCCAATCTAACAAGAAAAAATTGATATAATCTTTTTGTATTTCATGAACTATTGTAAATAAGCTTAATATCTAATAGTCAGTTCTAATAAAAAATGAAATTTCTACAAGTTGTTAAAATTAAGATTTATTTTTATTGTTTTTTTGTGAAAAAAGTTTTATGTTAATTTAAAAGTTATATTAGTAGCAAAACTTATTTTAATAATAATGCAAAATATTTATAAATTTTAAATTCAATAAAAACATAAATTGAAGTTATGTATAAAAAGTAGCAAAGTTAAACAAATCTATCTGCCAAGTGATACATTGATTATATAAATTTTCTTAAAATTTTTAAAATTTATTTTAAAGCTACGAAAATATACTTTTTTAAAAACATATGTTTTTATATATACTCTAACTTTGTTGCAAGGAAAATTATAAATAAAAGTTGTCGATATATATTTAAGCATTCTTTATACTATTTTTACAATGGAATAAAATGCCTTGCCACCCAAAATAAACCTATGCCAAATATACATAATGTACATAAAACATAATCAACTTATCTATCAAACTTTATGTTTTATTTATTTCCAAGTTTTTTATAATACTATATAAAATTATATTAATAAAAATATATAATCTTAGTTATATTATGTAAAATATAGCATTTTAAAAATCATTAAAATACTATGAAGCATTTTAGAGTTTAATAAAATTCTGGGAACAAATAGGGAACAAAAAGTCAAATTATCTCAAAACTTAAACATTCTAAAATATCGCTAAAATGGGGATTTAAAAAGGGTTTTTATGAAGTAATGGCTCCGGATGCTGGATTCGAACCAGCGACCAAGTGATTAACAGTCACCTACTCTACCGCTGAGCTAATCCGGAATAATTTAAAAATGAAATGTTATTATATACAATATTTATAGATTTGTCAATAGGCAAATCTATAAATTTATAGTTAAGCCATTAAATTTGGAAAATCCCAAACAATTTTACCATTTTTTATAGTAACAACCGCTGCACCTTTTAGCATTTTTCCAAAAAGAGGAGAGTTTGTAGATTTTGATTTGTTAAGATTTTCATCATAAACATACTCAATATCTGGATCAATTATAGTAATATCAGCCAAATAACCTTCCTCTATCGCACCTTTATTTTTAAGATTAAGTATCTCAGCTGGTCGTTTAGAAGTAAGTCTTACCATATCTTCTAAAGTTATAACTCCATCTTCAACAAGTTTTAAAGTAAGCGGAACAAGAGTTTGAAGTCCTAAAATTCCAAATGCAGCATGGTCAAATTCAGTAAATTTATCATCCACATTATGAGGTGCATGGTCAGTTGCTATAACATCTATAAGTCCACTTTTTAAGCCCTCTCTTACGGCCTCTTTATCTGTTATTTCACGAAGTGGTGGCGACATTTTGAAATTTGTGTCATAGTTCATTAAATTTTCATCTGTAAAGGTAAAATGGTGAGGAGTAGCTTCGCAAGTTACATTAATGCCCTCTTTTTTAGCCATTTCTATCATCTTTAAAGACCACTGTGAGCTTACATGAGCTATATGTATATGCCCGCCAGTTAGCTTAGCAAGCAACATATCACGGCTTACCATTATCTCCTCTTTTTCTCTTGGCATACCTTTTAAGCCTAAAATTGCTGAAACTTTTCCCTCATGCATAACGCCACTTCTGCACATAGAACAGTCCTCACAATGACTTATAACATATGAACCAAAATGCTTTGTATACTCAAGTGCAGCTCTCATTACATCGCTTGAACTTACAGGAAGTCCATCATCACTAAAAGCAACAGCACCAGCATTTAGCATATCACCCATTTCAGTTATGCCCTCGCCTTTAAGCTGTTTTGAAATAGCTCCAATCGGAAGCAAATCCACAAGCCCTCTAGCCTTAGCTTTGGCTATCATATCTCTTGTTATAACAGCATTATCATTAACAGGATTTGTATTTGCCATAGGTAAAACAGTAGTAACTCCGCCAGCTACTGCTGCTTCGCTTCCTGAGTTTATATCATCTTTGTATTCATAACCTGGATCTCTAAAATGCACATGCATATCAATAAGCCCTGGCATAACTAGCTTGCCAGTTGCATCTATAACCTTATCAGCATCTAAATTTTCATCTGTAATTTTTGCGATTTTATCATCTTCAATTAGTATATTTGCTTTTTTAGTTCCATCACTATTTACTATAGTTGCATTTTTTATAAAAAGTCTCATTTTAGCCTCTATTTTTTATTAATGTACTTAAAACTGCCATTCTAACAGCAACTCCGTTTTCAACTTGATTCAACACCATTGAGCACTCACTGTCTGCAACATCTGAGTTCAACTCAACCCCTCTATTTATTGGTCCTGGGTGAAAAACAAGTGGATTTTTATTTGCAAGTTTTACTCTTTCTTTAGTTAATCCAAAAAATTTGCTATACTCTCTAGTGCTAGGGAATGGTGTGCTACTTCCTTGTCTTTCAAGTTGAACTCTAAGCATAATGATAACATCAGCTCCCTCAACTGCTTCTTCCATATTTTTAGCAACCCTACAGCCAAAAGCATCAACCCTATTTGGCATCATCATAGGAGGTCCAAAAAGAGTAACATTTATACCAAGAGTTTTCATAGCCCAAATGTCGCTTCTTGCAACTCTACTATGTTCAATATCGCCTATAATAGAAACATTAAGACCTTTAAAACTACCTTTATGTTCCCTGATTGTAAAAAGATCGAGCAAAGCTTGAGTTGGATGTTCATTTAGTCCATCTCCTGCATTTACTACACAAGCATTTGAGTTTTGTGCTATAAATCTAACACTTCCTGAACAATTATGCCTAACAACGAAAATATCTGTCTTCATAGCCTCCATATTATGTATGGTGTCTATCAAAGTTTCGCCTTTTTTTGTGCTACTTTGAGAAGCTGTAAAATTTATAGCATCGGCTCCTAGCCTTTTAGCAGCTGTTTCAAAAGAGGTTCTTGTTCTAGTGGAATTTTCATAAAAAACATTAATAACAGTTTTTCCACGAAGATTATCTGCTTTTTTAATGCTTTGGTTGTTTAGGTTTTTGAATTCTTTTGCATAATCTAGAAAAAACATAAGCTCATCACTGCTAAGGTCTCTTGTGCCTAGCAAATCTTTGCGTTTATACGACATCTATAGCTCCATTTCTAGAAGCTAATTCTAGCAAATTTTTGCTTAAGCAATTAAAAATTTACTTTTAAAAGTTAAAATTTATCAAAAGGATGAAGATGAAAAATTCCATTATAATTTTAATTTTTTTAATGTTAAATTTACATGCAAAAGATAACCTTATAGGTTCAGTAAATACAGCGTGGAAACTCATTGGAAAAAATGATAGAATTGAAGTTATATCAGTAAAAGATCCAAAAATAGATGGTATAACTTGTTATCTATCTTATGCTAAAAAAGGTGGAACAAGTGAGATGATAGGACTTGAAGAAGATACTAGTGATGCTTCAGTTTCATGCGAACAAACTGCTCAAAAAATTGTGATTAAAGAAGATATTTCACAAGAGGAGGATATTTTCAAAAAAAGAAGTTCGGTGCTATTTAAAAAGACAAGAATAGTTAGAATGTATGACAATAAAAACGAAACTATAGTCTATCTAGTATATTCTGATAGGTTGATTGATGGCTCTCCTCAAAATTCCATAACAGCAGTTCCTTGTAACCAAGCTACTGGAAATGTTTGCGAATTTAAGAAAAAATAGACTTAGTTTATAAACTTAGTCTTAGTATATCCCAACCCTTTTGTAAAGCTATTTTTTCTAGCTTTTTATCAGGGTTTATGCAATGAACCTCATCTGAGTATTCACACATTGCAAGGTCATTTATAGAATCAGTATAAAAAACTACCTTTTTAGGATTTAAATTTTTTTCTTCTAAATATTTTTTAAGTGCTTTAACTTTACCCTCTTGAAAGCTTAAAGGCTCATAGTATTCATCAGTATAATACCCATTTTTTACCTTCAACTTTACCCCTATACTGTCATCTACTTTAAGGAGTTTTGCTATGGGTTTTACAACATATTCAGGCGTTGCTGAGATGATTAAATTTGGACTAAATTTAGCTATCCACTCTTTTGCCTCTTTGTAGATTATAGGTTTGATTTTTTGCTCTAAATATTTAGCCATCAAATTTGAAATTTCATCTAAACTTACTTTACTAAGTGAATTTACAGAAAATTTTAAATACTCAAGCATATCAAGTTTGCCTTCATCATAAAGCTCTATCATCTTATCATTTTCTTCTATAAACTCACTATCTAAAATTCCCTCTTCTAACAAAAACTCATGCCACAAATCATAACTATCACCATGAAGTAAAGTTTTGTCTAAATCAAAAATCGTTAAAGTCATACAAGCTCCTAATTTTGAAACATTTTAATATCCACTGATTTATAACCTAAATCAAACATCTCATCATAATTTCTAAATGTAAAAAGAGAGTAATCACTAAGTTTATTATTAGTTATAAAAATATTACACTCTTTTTTTGTAAGTATTGTATTTTGAGCTAAACAAAGTGACAATGCCCTGCTTAAATTTCGGCTAACGCCTGTTTTTGTTATCTTATAACTAGGATGTAAATCAACGCCACATATTGGAAGCTTATACTTTTTAAGTGGGATAATAGGCAAATTATCAACAAACCCACCATCAACAAGAACATATTTACCGTATTCAACTGCTTGGAAAAATGGCACCAAAGCACAACTTCCTAAAACAGTTTTAAGAGTATCGCCACTATCAAAATATACAACCTTACCCTCAAGCAGATCAACACAAGTTACATAAGTTGGAATATTTAAATCTTCTAATTTTTCACAAGGAAGAAGTTGTTGCACTATATCTGAAGTTTCATCTATTTTAATTAAGCTTTTAAGAGATAAATTTGGTTTAAAAGCCTTTTTAAACTCTTTTGTTTGAATTATTTTTAAAATTTCTTTTGGCTTCATACCGCCACCATAGCAAACTCCAACAAAAGCACCTATACTACTTCCTGAAATCGCTTTTATCTTTATATCAAGCTCGTCAAGTTTTTGTAAAACTCCAAGATGAAAAACGCCTCTAGCAGCTCCACCACCGAGGCTTAAACTAATTGTATCTATAAACATGAATAGCTCTTATTTAAAAACTTTTTTATACTGCACTCATTTCTTGAACTAATTTTATAAAATATTTTGCATTTTCAACAGGAACATCTGGAAGTATACCATGTCCTAAATTAAAGATATGGCTTTTACCTTTCATAATGTTTAAAATATTCTCTACACTTTCTTTGATGGCATCTTTGCTATAAAGTCTAGTTGGTTCCATATTTCCTTGAAGAGTGTATCTATCTGAAAGCTTCTTGCTTGCAAGTTCCATTGGAGTGCTCCAATCAACACCAAAAACATCAAAATTGCCAGATATTTTATCTAAATATCCACTTATGCCTTTTGGAAAAACTATAACAGGTATATCCGGATATCTATCTTTTATATAATCAACTATTTCAATTATATATTTCCAAGAAAACTCAAAAAACTTATCTTTTTCAAGTGCGCTTGCCCAACTATCAAAAATTTGAACAGCATTCACACCGCTTTTAATTTGATTTTCAAGATATATTTTTGTAGCATCAGTTACTTTTCTTAAAATTTGATGAACAAACAGAGGATTTTGATAAATCATTTTTTTACAAATAGCATAAGTTTTTGTGCTACCGCCTTCAATCATATAAGTCGCATTTGTCCAAGGTGAACCACAAAAACCAATTAGTGCTTTATCTTGTGCCAACTTATCTCTTGTAAGTTTAATTGTGTCATAAACATATGTTAATTTATCTGGTGCACCTTTTTCATCTAATTTTTTTAAATCCTCATCAGTTCTTATAGGATTGTGGAAAACTGGACCTTGCCCTTTTATAAACTCCAAATCCATTCCCATTTCAAGTGGAATTACCAAAATATCACTAAATAAAATTGCCGCATCAACTCCTAAAATATCAACAGGCTGAAGAGTAACTTCACTAGCTTTTTTATAATCTTTGCATAAATTTAAAAACCCTCCAACACTTTGTCTAACAGCCATATACTCAGGCAAGTATCTACCAGCTTGTCTCATCATCCAAACAGGTGTGTAAGGTGTCTCTTTTTTTAAACATGCATCTATAAATATCATATATTTTCCTTTAACTTTTATGTAAAAAATATAGCGCTAAACATAACGCTAAAATTGAAACTGCAAGATAAACTAATTCAAGCGGGGTTGAGAAATTTGAATGCAAAACCCTTTGAAAAAAGTTTACTATCAGAACCATCACTATAACTTTT is a genomic window of Campylobacter blaseri containing:
- the hemE gene encoding uroporphyrinogen decarboxylase, producing MIFIDACLKKETPYTPVWMMRQAGRYLPEYMAVRQSVGGFLNLCKDYKKASEVTLQPVDILGVDAAILFSDILVIPLEMGMDLEFIKGQGPVFHNPIRTDEDLKKLDEKGAPDKLTYVYDTIKLTRDKLAQDKALIGFCGSPWTNATYMIEGGSTKTYAICKKMIYQNPLFVHQILRKVTDATKIYLENQIKSGVNAVQIFDSWASALEKDKFFEFSWKYIIEIVDYIKDRYPDIPVIVFPKGISGYLDKISGNFDVFGVDWSTPMELASKKLSDRYTLQGNMEPTRLYSKDAIKESVENILNIMKGKSHIFNLGHGILPDVPVENAKYFIKLVQEMSAV
- a CDS encoding patatin-like phospholipase family protein codes for the protein MFIDTISLSLGGGAARGVFHLGVLQKLDELDIKIKAISGSSIGAFVGVCYGGGMKPKEILKIIQTKEFKKAFKPNLSLKSLIKIDETSDIVQQLLPCEKLEDLNIPTYVTCVDLLEGKVVYFDSGDTLKTVLGSCALVPFFQAVEYGKYVLVDGGFVDNLPIIPLKKYKLPICGVDLHPSYKITKTGVSRNLSRALSLCLAQNTILTKKECNIFITNNKLSDYSLFTFRNYDEMFDLGYKSVDIKMFQN
- a CDS encoding ATP-binding protein is translated as MYCLNFFCDSNNGLHIPLWFFNYEEIHSLFIESLEETATNQRAAVIKYILEHKKNYLEENMTEFLPEIITADTPIPFSVKGLKTYLEGENIKEETTGEIFKSGDKKGQEKTKQGQYYGKLTNLITRLQTKIDDKKYGFVFNEKNTVRADYLKEFVDKIMGVDKKIKVIDLSEVPSDMLSIIIGIVTRLVYEIQFWMSPKTEETRHPIAFICDEAHLYMPRDTTKIKAVENKYLEIFEKISKEGRKYGVSLVIVSQRPAELNSTIISQCNNIISLNITNDRDKSAVATMLTDSLVGLVETLPNLDVGECIVIGDSIKLPTKIILLDKPKEEPKSSTIDFWDRWIDGKGIVFNINEEIKCMIRQ
- a CDS encoding helix-turn-helix domain-containing protein: MTRKDLINKIQTRRKKLNITIENLSKISHIGTRTLNRFLSGDDVKLSTIEKITQTLGLDFAGNEVVKLKDLMEKRANKKAIFLASLVQGTSSLEMQGLDKDGIENIISNFKQELLNGQYKDKLWVA
- a CDS encoding aspartate carbamoyltransferase catalytic subunit: MSYKRKDLLGTRDLSSDELMFFLDYAKEFKNLNNQSIKKADNLRGKTVINVFYENSTRTRTSFETAAKRLGADAINFTASQSSTKKGETLIDTIHNMEAMKTDIFVVRHNCSGSVRFIAQNSNACVVNAGDGLNEHPTQALLDLFTIREHKGSFKGLNVSIIGDIEHSRVARSDIWAMKTLGINVTLFGPPMMMPNRVDAFGCRVAKNMEEAVEGADVIIMLRVQLERQGSSTPFPSTREYSKFFGLTKERVKLANKNPLVFHPGPINRGVELNSDVADSECSMVLNQVENGVAVRMAVLSTLIKNRG
- a CDS encoding HAD family hydrolase, whose product is MTLTIFDLDKTLLHGDSYDLWHEFLLEEGILDSEFIEENDKMIELYDEGKLDMLEYLKFSVNSLSKVSLDEISNLMAKYLEQKIKPIIYKEAKEWIAKFSPNLIISATPEYVVKPIAKLLKVDDSIGVKLKVKNGYYTDEYYEPLSFQEGKVKALKKYLEEKNLNPKKVVFYTDSINDLAMCEYSDEVHCINPDKKLEKIALQKGWDILRLSL
- a CDS encoding CreA family protein, with the protein product MKNSIIILIFLMLNLHAKDNLIGSVNTAWKLIGKNDRIEVISVKDPKIDGITCYLSYAKKGGTSEMIGLEEDTSDASVSCEQTAQKIVIKEDISQEEDIFKKRSSVLFKKTRIVRMYDNKNETIVYLVYSDRLIDGSPQNSITAVPCNQATGNVCEFKKK
- a CDS encoding mobile mystery protein B, translated to MMNSTKSIDNTTPIDDISGLLLPKNKIYSLEEIYQKEAQNIAEATIKYLASVPTKKEASFAYEWLLLLHKEMFGNVWDWAGKLRKIELSIGIKAYLVPMELKKLSEDIKYWDINKTFDVYETSARLHHRAVQIHPFKNGNGRWSRMLANIYLRQHDKMPIKWQEDLLAKENPKRNEYIEALKKADVGEFTKLIELHRNTY
- a CDS encoding dihydroorotase, with the translated sequence MRLFIKNATIVNSDGTKKANILIEDDKIAKITDENLDADKVIDATGKLVMPGLIDMHVHFRDPGYEYKDDINSGSEAAVAGGVTTVLPMANTNPVNDNAVITRDMIAKAKARGLVDLLPIGAISKQLKGEGITEMGDMLNAGAVAFSDDGLPVSSSDVMRAALEYTKHFGSYVISHCEDCSMCRSGVMHEGKVSAILGLKGMPREKEEIMVSRDMLLAKLTGGHIHIAHVSSQWSLKMIEMAKKEGINVTCEATPHHFTFTDENLMNYDTNFKMSPPLREITDKEAVREGLKSGLIDVIATDHAPHNVDDKFTEFDHAAFGILGLQTLVPLTLKLVEDGVITLEDMVRLTSKRPAEILNLKNKGAIEEGYLADITIIDPDIEYVYDENLNKSKSTNSPLFGKMLKGAAVVTIKNGKIVWDFPNLMA